The Sulfitobacter sp. SK011 genome contains the following window.
TGTAGGCTGATTTTAGGGATCAAACAGGTGATCACCAAGTAGGCGGAGGATCAGGTCGCAGAACTGTCATTCAACTTTTCCACTACGCCTCGATGATGGGGTTTACGAATGAAGCAGTCATTGGGTTTTTCAGGACGAACGGCAAAAAAGTCCCGCACACCACCAGTTCGATGTAGGCTCGATTTAGCACCTGCAGCGAAAGTCCGGAATTACGGGCCGCAGCGCAGCGGTGGCATGGTAGGATGAGCGGCAGCTTTGGGCCGGAAGCGCCGATGCCCAGCTAGCTCTCCCCAGTCAGTCTGCTGCACCACCGCATGACCGCTCTGAGCCCTTTTTACCGAATGCTGCGATTTGAACCAACGACTGGTTTTTTTGCAGACTTGGTCATGTTCGCCCGCCTTTATTGTCCCTTTTTGCGTGAAACCAAAATGGGGTTGCAGTCACAATTCGCTCCATTTTCCGCCCCAATATAGTCGTGAGGATCATGCAATGTCCTCTTGAATTTCTGGAGCGTGCAATGGCCGATAGGCTGAATGACCTTATTATCAGTGAAGTACTTGCAGATAATGCAGGTGGAGCAGCCATTGATACTGACGGCGATGGCAATACCAATAAGTCCGATGAATTCATTGAACTCCAAAATACGTCTGGTTCCGTGCTTTCACTTGACGGTTATGAAGTTTGGTCCCAGAAGAATAGCCTACTTTACAGCTTTGGCGCGACTGACACCATCGCAGCGCATGGAACCGCGACAATTGTCGGAAATTACACTGGCACACCTCCGGCGGGGTACTTTGATGGCGGCGTCTCAGAAGGTACAAATTGGATCCCTGATGGCGAAGGTCAAAAATTTGATTCGCTCTTTCTCGTAGATACATCCACCGGTGATTATATTGTTCTGTCATACGGTAACCCGCCACGTGCTCCCACATTGCCATCGGGATTTCCTGGAACAAACCAGATCGGCGCTGGCGAAACGATCGACAGTAACGCACCAAATGGCACAGCATTTGCCCGAGATTCGAACGGCGATCTGGTCGAAGCGTCACCAACGCCTGGATCTCCGGGTGTACCTTGCTTCTTGCAAGGAACCGCAATCCTCACCGAAGACGGTCCCGTATTGATTGAGAACCTGGAGGCAGGAGCTAGCATCCTCTCTAAAGACGCCGGCTATGTTCGTCTGGGCGGTGTGGGTAAATTCAGCCCATCCGTCTTGGAGATAAGGCAGCGCCCATCATTGCTACCAATTGCCTTTCCCAAAGGAAGTATTGGCAATGACCGCGACCTGTTTCTTTCGGGATCGCATAGGGTTCTGGTTGGAGGAGTTTTTACGGAACTGCTTTTCGGCCAGAACGAAGTACTAACATCAGCTCGCAGCTGCCTAGGGTGCAATGGCGTCCATGTTTCCTCAAAGAACACGGGCCCCATATATTATCACCTTCTTTTTGCTCAACATCAAATTATCTGTGCCGAAGGATCTTGGGTAGAAAGCCTGTACTTGGGTGATCTTGGCATACTGGCTTTGGACAATCCTGACTGCTGGATCTTTGATGCAGATTCTAGCGCGCCGGAAGTTCAACACCACCACACCGCGAGAATGGTTCTTAAACGTTACGAGGCTGAACTACTTTTTCATATGAACAAAATGACCTGTGGATTGTTGCCGATGGCGGCTTAGTCCGCAACGCGGTCAGGCGGACCCTGATCGTCCAAACATGCTTTGGCTTCAGTGGGCGTTTTTGACCGACGATACGACCTTTGTTCCAAGCAGCGCGAAGTGCGTGAATGGCAGGTAAGTTTGGTGTCTCCATGACTGATCCTCCGATCCGCCAATCCATCCCACAACGACAACCAGACATTGACGGGTCAACATATCACAGGATGCCGCGCTGCTTCCGAAGTCCGGTTCGAGCCCGAAGCGGACCTGTCAGAATGCGTCAAGGCATCAACAAATGAATGTAGGTTGGACTATCCGAAGAGGATCTAAGAACAACATAAAGATTGCCGAATTCGCTTTGGTCGATCGTGACGTCTTCAAGCACGCCCATGTATTCCAGAATTTGTGGAATGGTTTCAGCATGGGCGACAATTAGAACTGTCTCTTCTTCATGGTCGAATTCCAATGAATCGACCAACCCTGCGACATCGCCTTTTGGCAAGGCATTGATTTCAAGGCCAAGGGCGTTGGCAATTATGCCGCCGGTTTCTTGAGTTCGCAGCGCATCCGACGTGATGATGGCATCAAGGCCAACATTCCTAAGCATCTCAGCCCAATCTGCTGCGCGCTGTCTGCCCTCCGGGGTGAGGACAGGGTCAGTTCCAGACAGCTCTTTTTCACCATGTCGGATCAGATAAACTGCTTCCTGAGCTGCGGCAGAAAAACCAGTCGCCAAGTTCAGAATCAGAACGGCACAAAGAAAACGCACAAAACTCCACTCCCGACTTGTGAACAGGGTGCCATCTTTTCAGAAAGAAGCTGGCAAATCAAGTTGGCGGCAGCTCTATCCCAACCTGCGGATGTTGATCCGCCTTAGCAGCCACAAAACATGGCGGTACCTTCAGCTGACCTTTGTGAGCC
Protein-coding sequences here:
- a CDS encoding phosphoglycerate mutase family protein: MRFLCAVLILNLATGFSAAAQEAVYLIRHGEKELSGTDPVLTPEGRQRAADWAEMLRNVGLDAIITSDALRTQETGGIIANALGLEINALPKGDVAGLVDSLEFDHEEETVLIVAHAETIPQILEYMGVLEDVTIDQSEFGNLYVVLRSSSDSPTYIHLLMP
- a CDS encoding Hint domain-containing protein, giving the protein MADRLNDLIISEVLADNAGGAAIDTDGDGNTNKSDEFIELQNTSGSVLSLDGYEVWSQKNSLLYSFGATDTIAAHGTATIVGNYTGTPPAGYFDGGVSEGTNWIPDGEGQKFDSLFLVDTSTGDYIVLSYGNPPRAPTLPSGFPGTNQIGAGETIDSNAPNGTAFARDSNGDLVEASPTPGSPGVPCFLQGTAILTEDGPVLIENLEAGASILSKDAGYVRLGGVGKFSPSVLEIRQRPSLLPIAFPKGSIGNDRDLFLSGSHRVLVGGVFTELLFGQNEVLTSARSCLGCNGVHVSSKNTGPIYYHLLFAQHQIICAEGSWVESLYLGDLGILALDNPDCWIFDADSSAPEVQHHHTARMVLKRYEAELLFHMNKMTCGLLPMAA